The following DNA comes from Plasmodium vivax chromosome 11, whole genome shotgun sequence.
GCTCGGCGCTGTTAACCCATGTGCCAAGCGGGTCAAACGTGGCAACTCTGAGCTTCAAGCGGGTGATGAGTTGGGAGGGGGGCTCCCCTGTTTTGACTCCTCCATACGGTTCGCCCAAAATTCTTCCGTCAATCAGCACTTGGGCGATGCCCCTTCAGCGATTGCCCCGTCTGCGGCTGCTCCTTTCCCAACGGTGGGCTCGCCGCCCAATCGAGCTACCCCCAATGAATTACCCAGTGACCTTTCCCAGCTAGGCTCCCCACAGGAGAGGCACTACCTGCTCGACACGCTTCTCAGCATCAGTAGAAGCCTCAGCGATTTGAAGTTTGCGCACATGGGGCTGCTAAACGAGGTGGCCAGCAGGTTGCAGAGCCACTTCGTGGAGGCGGCCCAGGAAGGGGTACAAATGCAATCTCGTGACGATGTTGATCATTCCCCATATGGCGAATTTGAGGAACGTAGctatcccccccctgcaagcaaaattttttacatcatGCAGTGCCACCTCTACCTGCAAGTGGACCACCATATGCTCTACAAAAGCATCCTGAACACGTATAAGAACCACCTGCCCAAGGTGGGCAATTTGGTAGTTCTGTTCTTCCTGCTGGCAAAGAATAAGTTATTCCCCTCCAAGACCATCCACCTGTTTGATGCTCTGTTTAGGGAGAAGATAAGCCAAGGGCAGTTGGATGAGGGGGACCTGTCAACCCTTTTGCAGTCCTATGCGATGCACAACTACAGGGAGGGGTCCGTCATTCGGTTGATACTTTCGCGTTTACTGCCCAGCTGCGTTAGTCGAAATCGCGGCGTTAGCGGAGTTAGCGGCGTTCGCGGAGATGACGTCAATCACGCCAATCACGTCCATCAAGAAAGTTCCTGCTTTAATCCCGGCGAGGTTCCCCTTCCAAATGGTCGAAGTGTGCGAAGTGGCAAGTGGAGGCAGACCGCGAACTGTTGCGGGGGTGACCCAAACTGCAGCGGGGAAGATCCCCAGACATTCAGCCCCCGCGTGGACCTCCCCGGAAAGGTAAAAATACTCCACAGCTTGTTCAAGTTGGACGTATACGAAGAAGCACTTATCTGCGAAGTATCCAACGGGGTGAGCGAGGACAGCATAAATCATCTGGGCTATaaggagctagccaaattgcTGCTAGCCATGTGCTACTTCTCCGTAGATaatgcacatgcatacaatttgattataaaaaatttaataaaatttgacATCATTCTAGATAATGTGTACCTAACCCAGCTGAAGATATGCGAGCTGGCCCTTCGAACGAGACACGTCCCAAATGTCTATGACCGGTTGAACGAGGAGTGCAAAGAATATATGGCTTTCGTaaaagcgaaagaaaaagggcTAGAGTACCACATTAAGTCAGATTTGCAGAAAGAAATTAAGAACATCCTTTTGACCTTTAATTTGTGCCTGTCGGAGGAGGTACCCCTTGGACCATATGACGTCGACTTTGTGGAAGAAGACGAAACGTTTTTCCGCATTCCCAGAAATTGGCATCTTCGCAGGGATGGTCAGGCATTCCTcacccccggggggggaacaCAGCATAGTGCCAATTATAATAAACATCCACCCCATCAGGGGGAGTCCGCCCCGATGGGCCACCCTCCAGAAGGTGACTCACCAAATGGAAACCCCCCCAAAAGAAGAACCAAATTAATCATTGAGGTAAACGGAGAACACCACTTCTACAAAAACAGCAAATCCTACACCGCGCTGTCGAAGCTCAAGCACAAGTTATTAAGCGACCTCGGCTACACGGTTGTTAACATACCGTATTTCGAGTGGGGGCAGCTAAAAAGCAACTTAGATAGAAAGGcctacattaaaaaattaatttcagACAGCCTTACTTTTGAGGTGGTGAATGTTTTGCCACTTAACCAGAAGAGTGAAccgctggggggggaagaaatggCAAAGGTCGCCTCAACCATTCGGCAGAGCAGACGAAGGACCGACTTTTTAAGCGGCATTGCCAAgttgagggggaaaaataagttggcctttttaaagaggaaagttaaaaatgtcTAGCAGGGGGGTTGAAAATGAGAGGTGCGGCATAGCGCCGGTTTGAAGTTGCGCCAAGAGGGTGTGCTCTGGACGTATCGCATTTGTTCTGGGCtacttgccttttttttgtatttccctcctttttttgtatttttcccctttttctgtatctacctcctttttttttgtgcttttttttcgtacctTTCCGCAGCGCAACTTATtcataaatgaaaaagttAGAAGGCCCAGTTGGTCTACTCAAAACAGAGgggcttctccttctccgtCCGCAGATATGTGAACTTCATTCAAACCCACGCTGTTGTATTCTTTCCACGTGGGTTTTCCCTTTCCATATGGATAATAAGGAGCAACTCCTCAACTGCGTCTGTGTAGTTTAGGTTTCGAGGTACATaatggggagaagcggcggtGCTTgcggtgatggtgatgatgcgGGGGGAGTGCCATTAACTTCCCGCGagtgcatatttttctaGAGAGGTGCGCCGCGCCCATGTAGCGCACCTCTgacggtaaaaaaaaaaaatgtgcacctCCGCACATCCATACGGatgtgcatatgcacacTTCACCGCGCAGACGCTGGCGCGAGGGCTCAAAAATTGTCGATGTCCTCCTGGAAGTCCACGTCGTCCTCGGGGATCTTCTCCTCCGTCTGGTAGTTCTTGAAGGTGTTGTAGCCGTAGGTGTTCTTGTTGGACACGGTGCCCTCCAGGATGGGGCCGGCGTAGTTGGGGTGAATTCGCAGGATGGCATTATCCGGGTCCGCCTCATTAATCTCGGACAGCAACTTCATATCTTGGTTTATCAATCGGTGGataattttcttcaactTGTAAATCCACTCATCCACATGTTCACTCGATTCAGCTTTGGCATACACTTGCAGGTAAGTCTCAATGAGCTGATCCTGCGTAATACTCTCACTATTATTGTTAAATTCGTATTCTTTAATGATTTCAAAAATGATGGCAGAAATGTACTGATATTCGCTAGCCTTTATGGTCATGACCTTTTTACTCTCCACTGGCTTATTTTCGCCATCTTCCGGCTGAATAATTTTGCTCGTTTTGCTATTCAAAAGGGAGTTGCTAACTTTGTCAAATTCTTCATCCAgatttatttccttttcgtttgaAATCTTTTTCATGGAGgctttaaaaatggagcaaGCTATTTCTACATGTTTTATATCTACAAAGTGGGAGAACTTTAGCTTGGCCACAGCTTCACTCAATCGGATGAGGGACTCTAACTGACGGACAGTCATCCTCATGGATCTCTGGGCACCTGGGGAGTATTCAATATTTCGGAAGGAAACATAGTAGTGTATCAATTTGTATTTCGCTTCATCTGTTAGTAGTGGCTTCACTCTTTTGCTTAGCTCTAGATAGACCTCCATTTTGACCGTATCTAACTTTCCTGCGTTTGCTCTGATGTGTTTTTCGGCTTCCTCTCCACAGTGCATAGAAACCAAGTGGTTGGCAATGCTGGTGTCTTTGTCAATGTCGATGCTGTCCAGCATTGTGTAGAAGAGATCAAATCTGGAGAGCAACGGTGCGGGGATGTTTACATTCTGAGCAAACGTTTTTAGCGTGTCGTATCTTCCATACTTAGGGTTACATGCTGCTAACACGGATGCTCTTGCATTTAGGGTTGCCTGGATACCCGCCTTGGTTATCGAAATGGTTTGCTGCTCCATAGCTTCGTGAATGGCCACTCTATCCTTTTCGTCCATTTTGTCAAATTCGTCAATGCAGCAGATGCCTTGGTCGGCGTACATCAATGCACCTGCTTCTAGGACTGTGTCTCCCTGGTCAGGGTCCCTATGCACTGCCGCTGTCAACCCCGCAGCAGTGGATCCCTTTCCAGAGGTGAAAATAGCTCTTGGGGCAAAACTTTCTAcgtattttaatatttcacTTTTGGCCGTTCCTGGGTCACCTACAatacacatatttatgtCTCCTCTCAATTTGCAGTTCGAAGTGATTTTCTGCACCCCTCCCGTCATCATCAACAAAGCGCCTTTCTTTATTTCGATGTTTCCCCATATTTTGGGGGCTATACATTCGGCCAAAATGTCGATGGTGTTGGGGTGCATGGCAATATCTCTCAGCCATTTCAAATCATCGCAGTTTAGGATTTCCTCGCAATTGATATCCACCTGGGTCTGCTCATCGAAGGAGTTTTCCTTCTTCGAGTTATTTAACTTTTCAATTTggcatgcatatatgcacagcTTGTGATTTAAGTCTTGCACTCCCACTCCCTTTATCCCTGTTAGCCCCTGCGAAACTAGCgaattttcgtttttttttaaaatttgcctTGCCACACTACGAGGAATATCTCCCGGTTTCATCAACGTGGGGATGTCCGGCACAACAATGAGGCACCCCGTTACGATGATTCTATCCCCTGCATGCACCGAGTCGACGATATCATTGCGAAGAATCACATCCATGTTCCGAGGCATGGACCCTGGAGGGCTTTCCTGTGCAATTTCTTGCAAGCGAATTTTTTGCCAATCGACAAAGTAGGATTGCTCCAGAACGAGAGACCAATCGTACATATTGCTGCAGCTGGAGGAGGGGCACTTACTCGGTTGGGTATACCTAAATTGCTGCTTAACTCCGTTGATGATATTTCCACACTCGTTACATTTGAAGGCGGCTAATGTTAACTCTGGCCGTACGTCGGACGTTCGGGTTACTTGTCCTCTAACGCTAATCATCTCGCCAAGCATTTCACACCTTAAGCTTCGCAACGAATGGatgggattttttttattataaaatcgGAGACATAACTTCCCTACTTCTTTTGTCTTGATCGGGTTAATAGACTCTGCTAGGGCTTGTACCTTCTGTTCGAAAATGTCCAAAATTCTGAGGAAGTGCCTCTTTATGTAAATGTACAGCTGACTGCCTATGTCGAATCGGTTCTTATCTGTTGGTTCCCACATCAGCACGTGTTTCATATCCACCACGAGGACTTTATTCCTGGAGTAtgagttttgcaaaattgaaaaaagtAGTAACACGTAATGAGCATCCTTGGCTATTTCGAGAGAGCTAGGGAAATTCAAATTTAAATTGTCTTTCCACACACTGTCATTATCCCcatcttcatcatcttcattttcttcatcactttttctttcggaaaatgtttttaaaaatttttcaaataccTTTGCCATATTTTCATCTTGAACGTAGGATGGTTCATCATCTTCCTCAtcatcctcttcatcatcttcttccgcttctccttcttcctcctcttgcATTACGTCATTTGTGCCCAGGTTGGAATTCTCatcatattttcttttcttcttttgat
Coding sequences within:
- a CDS encoding hypothetical protein, conserved (encoded by transcript PVX_114740A), which encodes MAMQAKRLNALFYAPLGRKAQGIFNWPIGLQTERRRGKFPYTTACTLIGTPSRGKHAEENIPMEELKKYLCVEKIHSEDFKKIMNKCMQVNKDNDIRIEDLLLILILFTKFVPHFKKICGDSLHDEICHNIFSSIKLKAHYLYTSKMLIHTMNILTNLQFIDNALVSAFTNKCSYFIQKEEYEIEDLVHFLSVFSKIYLLKNDPKFVKLKSFNWVLIKNICNKLTYNFDRFFLTYRDYAYTHKLKKKIHQQIEQIKQIEQIEQIKQIEQIEQIKQIEQIEQIRNIHLEGKSSRLPSHGSANVLNRLGAVNPCAKRVKRGNSELQAGDELGGGLPCFDSSIRFAQNSSVNQHLGDAPSAIAPSAAAPFPTVGSPPNRATPNELPSDLSQLGSPQERHYLLDTLLSISRSLSDLKFAHMGLLNEVASRLQSHFVEAAQEGVQMQSRDDVDHSPYGEFEERSYPPPASKIFYIMQCHLYLQVDHHMLYKSILNTYKNHLPKVGNLVVLFFLLAKNKLFPSKTIHLFDALFREKISQGQLDEGDLSTLLQSYAMHNYREGSVIRLILSRLLPSCVSRNRGVSGVSGVRGDDVNHANHVHQESSCFNPGEVPLPNGRSVRSGKWRQTANCCGGDPNCSGEDPQTFSPRVDLPGKVKILHSLFKLDVYEEALICEVSNGVSEDSINHLGYKELAKLLLAMCYFSVDNAHAYNLIIKNLIKFDIILDNVYLTQLKICELALRTRHVPNVYDRLNEECKEYMAFVKAKEKGLEYHIKSDLQKEIKNILLTFNLCLSEEVPLGPYDVDFVEEDETFFRIPRNWHLRRDGQAFLTPGGGTQHSANYNKHPPHQGESAPMGHPPEGDSPNGNPPKRRTKLIIEVNGEHHFYKNSKSYTALSKLKHKLLSDLGYTVVNIPYFEWGQLKSNLDRKAYIKKLISDSLTFEVVNVLPLNQKSEPLGGEEMAKVASTIRQSRRRTDFLSGIAKLRGKNKLAFLKRKVKNV
- a CDS encoding DNA replication licensing factor MCM6, putative (encoded by transcript PVX_114735A); protein product: MSGMFNESELSGLDAHSVFGNNEASSYQKKKRKYDENSNLGTNDVMQEEEEGEAEEDDEEDDEEDDEPSYVQDENMAKVFEKFLKTFSERKSDEENEDDEDGDNDSVWKDNLNLNFPSSLEIAKDAHYVLLLFSILQNSYSRNKVLVVDMKHVLMWEPTDKNRFDIGSQLYIYIKRHFLRILDIFEQKVQALAESINPIKTKEVGKLCLRFYNKKNPIHSLRSLRCEMLGEMISVRGQVTRTSDVRPELTLAAFKCNECGNIINGVKQQFRYTQPSKCPSSSCSNMYDWSLVLEQSYFVDWQKIRLQEIAQESPPGSMPRNMDVILRNDIVDSVHAGDRIIVTGCLIVVPDIPTLMKPGDIPRSVARQILKKNENSLVSQGLTGIKGVGVQDLNHKLCIYACQIEKLNNSKKENSFDEQTQVDINCEEILNCDDLKWLRDIAMHPNTIDILAECIAPKIWGNIEIKKGALLMMTGGVQKITSNCKLRGDINMCIVGDPGTAKSEILKYVESFAPRAIFTSGKGSTAAGLTAAVHRDPDQGDTVLEAGALMYADQGICCIDEFDKMDEKDRVAIHEAMEQQTISITKAGIQATLNARASVLAACNPKYGRYDTLKTFAQNVNIPAPLLSRFDLFYTMLDSIDIDKDTSIANHLVSMHCGEEAEKHIRANAGKLDTVKMEVYLELSKRVKPLLTDEAKYKLIHYYVSFRNIEYSPGAQRSMRMTVRQLESLIRLSEAVAKLKFSHFVDIKHVEIACSIFKASMKKISNEKEINLDEEFDKVSNSLLNSKTSKIIQPEDGENKPVESKKVMTIKASEYQYISAIIFEIIKEYEFNNNSESITQDQLIETYLQVYAKAESSEHVDEWIYKLKKIIHRLINQDMKLLSEINEADPDNAILRIHPNYAGPILEGTVSNKNTYGYNTFKNYQTEEKIPEDDVDFQEDIDNF